In the Clavelina lepadiformis chromosome 8, kaClaLepa1.1, whole genome shotgun sequence genome, one interval contains:
- the LOC143469767 gene encoding sialin-like translates to MNRIEPSISSKTEESDEDEVTVKIPPGVGTWLSVRYSMAYLALLGVINVYALRVNLSVAIVSMVKYNSTLQTAYLNHRAECPGRTVETNHNLNTGEFDWNRNQQGLVLGAFFYGYIITQLPGGYLASKFGGKILFGGGVLCTAALTLLIPFAARTSFTALIVVRIFEGIGEGLTFPAMHSIWGSWAPPMESTRLTSITYAGIHLGTVLAQPISGMLCASNIMGGWPSVFYMFGAFGIIWCVFWFALAQNYPHECKWISNEELLYIQSNLKPAPSSAVPWKKIFSSKAVWAISIAHFCNNWGFYTLLTCLPTYLKDVLHFDIKQNGLIASLPYFVAWISCNTAALAADKIRVKRLLSTTATRKVFNTVSFVGPACFLIAAGYIGCDSVLAVTFICFATLFNGLAFSGFYVNHIDLSPHYAGILMGLTNTWATIPGFLSPLVVGVLTAENPGRKQWMYVFYISASVYIFGALCYILLGSGKEQKWNKTFTKNEEHEPLMDD, encoded by the coding sequence ATGAATAGAATTGAGCCTTCGATATCATCAAAAACTGAGGAAAGTGATGAAGATGAAGTTACTGTGAAAATTCCACCTGGTGTAGGAACATGGTTGTCAGTGAGATACAGTATGGCATACTTGGCACTTCTCGGCGTCATTAACGTGTATGCACTGCGAGTCAATCTTAGTGTTGCGATTGTTTCTATGGTAAAATATAATTCCACATTGCAAACAGCTTATTTAAATCACAGGGCCGAGTGCCCTGGCCGCACAGTTGAGACCAATCACAATCTGAATACCGGAGAATTTGACTGGAATAGAAATCAACAAGGGCTAGTACTTGGTGCTTTCTTTTATGGGTACATCATCACCCAGTTACCAGGAGGATATCTTGCCAGTAAATTTGGTGGTAAGATTCTTTTTGGCGGTGGTGTGTTATGCACAGCAGCATTAACACTTCTGATTCCGTTTGCTGCTCGAACAAGTTTTACAGCATTGATTGTTGTTCGTATTTTTGAAGGAATTGGGGAAGGGTTAACTTTTCCAGCAATGCATTCTATATGGGGTTCTTGGGCCCCTCCCATGGAAAGTACTCGTTTGACTTCCATAACATATGCTGGCATACACCTGGGCACTGTGTTAGCCCAGCCGATATCCGGTATGCTCTGTGCTTCTAATATCATGGGAGGCTGGCCATCTGTGTTTTACATGTTTGGAGCATTTGGCATAATATGGTGTGTCTTTTGGTTTGCCTTGGCTCAGAATTATCCACATGAGTGCAAGTGGATTTCCAATGAAGAACTCTTATACATCCAATCCAATTTAAAGCCTGCACCATCATCTGCTGTTCCatggaagaaaattttttcGAGCAAGGCTGTTTGGGCCATTAGTATTGCTCATTTTTGTAACAACTGGGGGTTTTATACGCTTCTCACTTGTCTGCCAACATATTTAAAGGATGTTCTTCACTTTGATATTAAACAGAATGGTCTCATAGCGTCCTTGCCCTATTTTGTAGCTTGGATATCATGCAATACCGCCGCATTAGCTGCTGATAAAATAAGAGTTAAAAGACTGTTAAGCACAACTGcaacaagaaaagtttttaacacTGTTTCATTTGTTGGTCCTGCTTGCTTTTTAATAGCAGCGGGATACATTGGTTGTGACTCTGTTCTTGCCGTTACTTTCATTTGCTTTGCAACTCTGTTTAACGGTTTAGCTTTTTCAGGATTTTACGTAAACCATATTGACCTTTCCCCGCATTATGCAGGTATTTTAATGGGTCTTACCAACACCTGGGCTACTATACCAGGATTTCTTTCTCCACTTGTAGTTGGGGTTTTGACTGCAGAAAACCCTGGTCGTAAGCAGTGGATGTACGTCTTTTATATTTCAGCTTCTGTTTATATCTTTGGAGCACTTTGTTACATTTTGTTGGGATCAGGAAAAGAGCAGAAAtggaataaaacttttaccaAAAATGAAGAACATGAGCCTTTGATGGATGATTAA
- the LOC143469727 gene encoding toll-like receptor 8, translated as MNDITSVLLFCACWTSTFEQGGSASLNNPCDIQRNASVSEVLPTGYAERATYYLIIGYPDWMTTQRRFVNCSNRGLTRVPTNMPSNVEILFLNGNFIHEFYASDFESMPNLVALFIRYNCVKISSIDLPHCNGHATIEPGALRSLFKLKMLVAFGTVMKHFPQRLPATLEFLDIGGTAIERVTKADLANLRNLSVFSVRDMCADTYPPECSKNLTIEEYSLTSSRESLQVLDLSTTWFCKVPVHLLTPKLLSLDLSESNITLLENDDFAGIPLVKALHLYMMAGDWTLRVQPKVFYPLTDLEYLNFASNMIEYFPNGTFLYNTKLFFLDLSLNCLWKYVEDPTFVPPQSIKYLFLGNNRVCDYVPKHTIQTLRFGLSYSKMKHLVLLSLGHQTQIELDLAVRFQLNISKVDHKSFHALNQLEMFSHLKMGYCNIVEFDVTSLSSLKHLNQVYLSHNGIYNRKVSSVGPSATKDYYHKRSINIGADTSSRSRRVLRNLFSRDFTLFKKFPTNPIMNQQNCNNQFRLDLSFNELEVVKSDMFTATTFVQVLDLSQNIILHIYDHAFSSLPLLCRLDLRGNPIRYVDPDSFSGLNHFRYFAMDSKQIIQSYTSFKFLTALKHPYGFRYTSSGNIFFNLMVAPGYSTFCTQYVESVDFSNNKVLLNIMLYDVFRNFPNVTSITMNSCELFDVGHLPTPLVTYLDFSQNAFHEIPHRCINKMPLLNTFKLASNKIEELPEKSFAVVSKLQYIDLSFNRIRYIGPGVFHGFSNLSVLLLQNNYITRGTHEVFPITMLSRLQVLDLRRNPISCTCALTKNFGRWFKGTQFNLNARPGFFNTCTVLIEEFYDGCVQCESSASLQTESLLSFSMNRNCQSFRYFILTTAFTGSLLIFLVAGIVFSSERWKVWLARYANKAVSVSYESRLPKGPKSVFAFHACVIFDRKSQNVVVNGRDDHCGFSPVKQLLAQIDSSRVVILVLTGNYGNTCKGKYIISVLEYLKFQSGKDKVVIVTFEGDAQSGGFVRNRLHRRSRSPLQLPASTSLWPMFWDNLRHQILNFDEEVE; from the exons ATGAATGATATAACATCGGTGTTGTTATTTTGCGCTTGCTGGACATCGACCTTTGAACAGGGTGGAAGTGCCAGCTTAAACAATCCATGCGATATTCAACGCAATGCGTCGGTCAGCGAAGTCTTACCAACTGGGTATGCAGAACGTGCAACGTATTACCTGATTATTGGTTACCCGGATTGGATGACGACACAGCGTCGATTCGTAAATTGTTCAAACAGAGGTCTGACCAGAGTACCAACCAACATGCCTAGTAATGTCGAAATTTTATTCCTTAATGGCAATTTCATCCATGAATTTTATGCCAGCGATTTTGAAAGCATGCCGAACTTGGTGGCCTTATTTATTCGTTACAACTGCGTAAAAATAAGCTCCATTGATCTCCCTCATTGTAATGGACATGCTACCATTGAACCGGGCGCTTTAAGATCTTtgttcaaattaaaaatgctaGTAGCGTTTGGGACGGTGATGAAACACTTCCCGCAACGGTTGCCTGCAACTTTAGAGTTTTTAGACATCGGAGGAACTGCTATAGAACGTGTTACCAAGGCTGATTTGGCGAATCTGAGAAACTTATCGGTGTTTTCTGTTCGAGACATGTGCGCTGATACATATCCACCAGAATGCAGCAAAAACTTGACGATTGAAGAATATTCTCTGACATCCAGCCGCGAGTCTTTGCAGGTTTTAGATTTATCTACAACCTGGTTCTGCAAGGTGCCAGTTCATCTTCTAACTCCAAAATTACTCTCACTGGATCTGTCGGAAAGCAACATCACCTTGCTCGAAAATGATGACTTTGCTGGAATTCCATTGGTCAAAGCCTTACATCTTTACATGATGGCTGGCGACTGGACTCTCAGAGTGCAGCCAAAAGTCTTTTATCCTTTGACTGATTTGGAATATTTGAACTTCGCTTCTAACATGATTGAGTATTTTCCCAATGGGACATTTTTGTACAACACCAAACTTTTCTTCTTAGATTTGTCGTTAAACTGTTTGTGGAAGTATGTGGAAGACCCAACGTTTGTTCCGCCTCAAAGCATTAAGTATCTGTTTCTGGGTAATAATCGAGTTTGCGATTATGTTCCAAAGCATACAATTCAAACTCTGCGCTTTGGGTTAAGTTATtctaaaatgaaacatttggtATTGCTCTCCTTAGGGCATCAAACACAGATCGAATTGGATCTTGCAGTACGCTTTCAGCTCAACATTTCAAAAGTGGACCACAAGagctttcatgctttaaacCAGCTTGAAATGTTTTCGCATCTCAAAATGGGATACTGTAATATTGTTGAGTTTGATGTCACATCGTTGTCAAGTTTAAAGCATTTGAATCAGGTATATCTTAGTCATAACGGCATTTACAATAGAAAAGTAAGTTCTGTTGGACCAAGTGCGACTAAAGATTATTACCACAAACGAAGCATTAACATTGGTGCTGATACCAGTTCTCGATCAAGAAGGGTTTTAAGAAATCTATTTTCCAGAGACtttactttatttaaaaaatttccgACAAATCCAATCATGAACCAACAAAACTGTAATAACCAGTTTCGGTTAGATCTGTCATTTAACGAACTTGAAGTCGTGAAATCAGACATGTTTACCGCCACAACCTTTGTGCAGGTTTTAGACCTGTCCCAGAATATCATTCTTCACATCTACGACCACGCTTTTAGTTCCTTGCCGCTGTTATGTCGGCTCGACCTACGTGGCAACCCCATAAGATATGTTGATCCTGATTCATTTTCCGGTTTAAATCATTTCCGCTACTTCGCAATGGatagtaaacaaattattcAAAGTTATACAAGTTTCAAATTCCTGACAGCTTTAAAGCATCCTTACGGCTTCCGGTACACTTCCAgcggaaatattttttttaatttgatggTTGCTCCGGGTTACTCCACCTTTTGTACGCAATACGTTGAAAGCGTGGATTTTTCCAATAATAAGGTCCTGCTGAACATTATGCTTTACGATGTGTTTCGCAACTTTCCTAACGTAACCAGTATTACCATGAATTCATGCGAGTTGTTTGATGTGGGACACTTACCAACACCGCTTGTAACTTACCTTGATTTCAGCCAAAATGCTTTTCACGAAATTCCGCATAGGTGCATAAACAAGATGCCGCTTCTTAATACATTTAAACTGGCGTCGAACAAAATCGAAGAGTTGCCTGAGAAGTCATTTGCTgttgtttcaaaattgcagTACATCGATCTTTCGTTTAATAGAATAAGGTACATTGGCCCTGGAGTGTTTCACGGCTTTAGTAATTTGTCTGTGTTGCTGTTGCAAAACAACTACATCACCAGAGGCACGCATGAAGTATTCCCCATCACCATGCTGAGTCGTCTCCAAGTTTTGGATTTGCGAAGAAATCCCATATCTTGCACATGCGCACTAACGAAGAATTTCGGTCGCTGGTTTAAAGGGACTCAATTCAATTTAAACGCCCGGCCTGGATTTTTTAACACGTGCACGGTACTTATCGAAGAATTCTACGACGGATGCGTTCAGTGCGAATCGTCGGCTTCACTTCAGACTGAATCTTTGCTGAGTTTCTCTATGAACAGAAATTGCCAAAGCTTTAGATATTTTATTCTGACGACCGCTTTCACCGGGTCACTTTTGATCTTTTTGGTCGCTGGTATTGTCTTTTCCAGCGAGCGTTGGAAAGTGTGGCTTGCAAGATACGCCAACAAAGCTGTCTCTGTCAGCTACGAGTCTCGTCTACCAAAGGGCCCGAAAAGTGTTTTTGCGTTCCACGCTTGTGTTATCTTCGACAGAAAGTCGCAAAAC GTTGTCGTAAACGGCAGAGACGACCATTGCGGCTTTTCGCCTGTCAAGCAGCTTCTAGCCCAGATCGATTCC